Genomic segment of Equus quagga isolate Etosha38 unplaced genomic scaffold, UCLA_HA_Equagga_1.0 HiC_scaffold_6551_RagTag, whole genome shotgun sequence:
ACCCCGCTTTGTGTTTTCATGAAGAATGCAGACATTGTTCTACACTAGGTTCCCTAAAGGCTCCCTGTCCTCGACTTTCAAATACCAGAGGGAAACTAAGACACCTGGCAAGGTACCTGCCAACTCCAATTGGTACTCAGCACAGGAATCTCTATCACTTTCTGCAAATGCCTTCTCTGTGGAGTCCCTTCTCAGAACATCATCAGAACAGTGGAGACGGAGAGAGGCGGGCCCTCAGGAAGCACTTGGCAATTAAGGGAattgtgcccagcacacagtagggacTCAACAAAGCTTGGTAGAAAGTGAAAGACTGGGGTCCAGAAGGGACTCATCCTCTCCTCCACTGGAGAGTGTAGGGAGGGGATGCAGGCTGGGAAACCTAAGgatggcagaggaggaaagggggcGATGTTAAGGTCAGATAGGGACAGataggcagagagggagagaggttgCTGCTGAGGAGAGAGGCTTGATGTCCCCAGGGAAGAGTCTGGGCCCTGCCAGTCACTTAGCCACCTCTCCTTCTTTGTCCATCCTTGTGTCTAACCCTGTGATCCCACACTACCTGATAAATACAGGAAAGGAAGCATTAGCCCCTCCCttctggggaaggaagggagtgaCCTGACTTCTCTGTCCAATGCCTCCTCAGGTCATGTCACTCATCCTTTGACCCCTGCGACATCACGTGACTCTTCTTCTCATAGACACAGACCCCACCACTCCCCACGTTCATGGTTACAACCCATAGGCCTcattaaaattttcaacatttattttaaggcaaaaataagGAATGGAAATCCATTGACTCATACAAATCAAACAGTGACTTCTGTGTCCTCTGTCAGGAACCCTATTGAGCACACCACCTTGCAGCGAGGTCTGCTGACTTGGACCAGAGGCTGAGGGGTCAGGCTGTTGGTCGCCCTCCACACCTCCACCTCTGTCCACAGATGTCTTCAGTGGAGAGGGgccttctccttctccaggccTTTCCATCCTGTGGGAGGGGAGACTGGCCAGGGCCAAGGTACAActgaggaggaggacagaggcagagcagGCTCAGCTGGGGCTGAGTCCAGCTGCTCACACCGTCCCAAAAGTGTGGATTCCTCGGGCTGGCAGAAGGGCCACGAGACTCTGAGCCTTGAGACGTCACTCAAGGATCAGGGCACAGATGTGTGCCAAGAGGCCCTGTTCCTCAGATGCAAAACTTGGTTCTTTCCTCCAATTATCCCCAGAATCTTGAGTAATGTCCATGGAGAAGCCCTGGGAGGAGGCCCACTCTATTTCCCTCCCCCTGATGCATCCCTCCCTCACACAGTACCCAACTCCACCCTACCGTGCACCCCAGGCTTGGGCTACAGGCCCTTGGCGGGCCTTGGGAAGCTCCAGTAGCAGATGGCATCCACCAGGATGGAGGGCATGTAGCTCATGGGGAGGTAGATGAACTTGGCATCCCAGCCAGGTGAGTATCGGCTCCGGGGGTGGCAGGTGGTCAGGGCATGTTCCATGCAGTCTGTCACCAAGCACAAATTCTGACACCACCTCGGCTCGAACATTACCGCTAACTTCATGACTGTCAAGAAGGAGACACCATCCAATTATATTCTCACTTCACTACTGCCCCACTTTCAGATCAGCTCTAGAGAAAAGTTTCTAAAAACGCTTGGGGCCCATAAAATCATACCCCAAATGGAATCCGTGGATGTCCTGGCAGCGTGTCCCAACTCTTACCCCAAGAACACTCTCCGCACTAAGCCCATCTGATTCTACTCCTGGAAATATAGTGCTGCACTGCCAAAGGATGTTCTGGTCAAACCACAAACTGCATAAAACAGGTCCTGACCGCCTGCCACCCCTGCACCCCATACAATGGTCCCATACGATTAggaccatacagcctaggtgtatagtaggccctaccatctgggtttgtgtaactATACTCTATGATCTTCGCACAATAACAAAATGGCCTAATGATGCACTTCTCAGAACCTGTCTCCGCCGTTAAGCAACTCGTGGCTGTATGTGCACTGCATAAACTGGAGGTCGTCACAAACACTGCAAACCTAGGTACCTGAAAACCAGCAGCTCTAAAGACAGTTTGCCATGGATCAAGGGGTATCTTCCCTCtgtggcttcagtttcctcctcaagATAATGAGAGGTTTGGATGAAACAGTAGCCCCCAGGCCTAACAAACCTGGATCATTTCCTTTGGCTACCAGAGATGACCACACAGGACAACGGGATGGAGCTAAACGTCCCCGCTGCGTGCGTGATTCAGAGCCTGGAGCATGAGCCTGAGACCTGAGGAGGGGCTAATGATGGACCCAGGCTTTCTCTCCCCATGGTCCACAGCTCACTCACAGGATGCCAGGCTCTTCTCCCCGTAGATCTCCTTGATCTCTGGACGGGCCCGCTCCCAGGCCTCCTGGTAGCCCTGAGAAGTACTCTCATTCCCGGTCATGTTGGTCTTGAAGTAACCAGGCTCGATAATAGCCACCTTCACCCCAAAGTAGGAGAGCTCCCTCCTGCAAGGCAGACAGGAAGAGGGGCAAGGACTTCAGAGGCCTTGGGAGACAAAACACggcaaacaaaaagcaaacagaatgATGCAACCTCAACACAGGATTTGAATGGCATACACCCAAATGCTTGAGAAGTTTCAAGTGCAGTagcaagggagagaaaaatgatgatgatggcatATCTCTGTAGAAGGTTGGTACATTTTTCCACATATTTGACACGCATCTGCTTATTAGCTCTAAATCTTCACCCCTATTCTACTTCAAGGCACCCCTTAACTGCTCTCTCCTCCTGTGTCCTCTCACATCCAATCTATCTCCAGACTTTGCCCATCCAACTTCCTCCACTCTCCTcaatcctctctctcccctctcctgctcgAGTCAACTGCCTGGCCATCTGTGCCCTAAGGAGCCTCTCTCTGCCTATCGTCTCAACTCCCCTTCTTTCAGAGCCATCCTCTGCCCTGAAGCCAGTCGGTTCTGTAGACGCTGATTTGACAAAGTAGCTCCCCTGATTAAATCCCTTCCATGGGGACAGCATCCCTCCTGCCAGCAAGGGCCTTGTCCTTTACCCCTGGATGGCACTGCAGCATAGGCGCTCAACCATTACTCACCCTGGGCTTGCCTGACTCCATTCCTTCATCCAGGGAGCCTTCACACCCTATTTCTCAGGTGGCCAGGTGACCGAGTTCAGTTCTTCATCCTCAGCTCAGATCCCTAGCCAGTTCCCTGCCATTATACCTATGGGACCAGGGCCACCATGGCTAATTTCGTGCAAGTGTCAGATGAAATGGCCACAACATTTCTATATTACTCGTCCCTTTCTCAGTTGTCACACTGTTTAGTCAGGGACCAAATCTTGATGTCCTCAGACACGTTGATTGTGCACTCACAAAGGTACCAAGAAGTATCTGTTGAATTGACTCTAAGACTCTACCTCCACCTCAAGGGCTCCCTGAACTGAATGTCGTAGGGGTTTTAGACATGTTCTCTGCAGCCACCTTATCCCAGTTCCACTTCTGCCTCAGATACCTTCTGACTATGGgccctcctccagggcagggatAGATTAAATAAAAGTCTGCTGGCCTGGGGCCCATTACAAAACCCAGAACATAAAAAACTACTTCCCGATGAATACCTAGCACGGAGCAAGAGAGAGGGATCCTGACAGAAGAACCCAGGAAAAGGCTTGCCTGGAAGCACAGAAGCAGGAGGACTGAGGGAGGGCCTCGAACCCAGTCCAGTACCTGAGGGAGTCCGAGAAGGCCTCGACACCATACTTGGAGATGCAGTAGCCACCACCAAGCAGAGACACCCGGCCCATGACGCTGGAGACGTTGACCACGCGGCCCCGCGCCTTCCTCACTAGGGGCAGCAGGCTCAGGGTCACCTCGATCACCCCCAGCAGGTTCACGTTGAGGATCTTCATGAAGTCCTGTTTGGTCAGCCACTCATTGGGTGCCACAGGCACGGCAATGCCAGCGTTATTCACCAGGCCCCACAGTCCTGGACACAGCAGGGGTGAGAGAGCAACACTGCATTGTGAGGACACAGCTGTGGTTCTAATTCACCTTCCAATCATGAGAGGACTTTATGAGAGACGTTGGTTGCATGGGGAGTGAGTAGAACAGATAACACCATGCTTTTGGTAGGGTTTGGGGAGTGCAGACGCCATGTGTTGTTGGAGGACAGAAAGCGTGCCTCTGTCCTGACTTATTCTGCGTGGCCCAATCACTGCCTGGTGGACAATGGGCCATCACCCCACAGTTAATGAAGGCAGGGAGTGATGTTGAGGTATCTAGTGTGTCCATAGTCTGGAACACGGACAGTAATGTTTTGGGTTTTCACACATCAATGTTGTCCTGCAGGCATTATAAACGCTCACCTACATTTTCAGAGTTCCCAGACAGCGCCTTTCGTGAGTGTGCAACAAAT
This window contains:
- the LOC124232475 gene encoding retinol dehydrogenase 16-like → LWGLVNNAGIAVPVAPNEWLTKQDFMKILNVNLLGVIEVTLSLLPLVRKARGRVVNVSSVMGRVSLLGGGYCISKYGVEAFSDSLRRELSYFGVKVAIIEPGYFKTNMTGNESTSQGYQEAWERARPEIKEIYGEKSLASFMKLAVMFEPRWCQNLCLVTDCMEHALTTCHPRSRYSPGWDAKFIYLPMSYMPSILVDAICYWSFPRPAKGL